One Malus domestica chromosome 11, GDT2T_hap1 genomic region harbors:
- the LOC103422840 gene encoding NEDD8-specific protease 1 — translation MGKPNPDEKILSYNDVVLRRSDLDILSGPYFLNDRLIEFYFSYLSSCSEEILLIPPSIAFWMMNAVGQGLHEFLVPLNLPDKKLVIFPVNDNEDVSEAGGGSHWSLLAFERDSNVFVHHDSNGGMNRRHAKKLYDAVVDFMSVSSSATKPTYQECSDSPQQVNGYDCGLYVLAIARVICSWYGSKDKGEQTLWFHAVREQVTPSVVAAMRNEILELIRGLMPVK, via the coding sequence ATGGGAAAACCCAATCCTGATGAAAAGATTCTCAGCTACAATGATGTTGTACTCAGACGATCAGACTTGGATATCCTCAGTGGCCCGTATTTTCTCAATGATCGACTCATCGAGTTTTATTTCAGTTACCTGTCATCATGCTCTGAGGAGATATTACTCATTCCACCTTCAATTGCATTCTGGATGATGAATGCAGTTGGTCAAGGCCTCCACGAGTTCCTGGTACCTCTTAATTTGCCTGATAAAAAACTGGTAATCTTTCCAGTCAATGACAATGAGGATGTGAGTGAAGCTGGAGGTGGATCTCACTGGAGCCTACTTGCATTTGAGAGAGATTCTAACGTCTTTGTTCATCATGATAGCAATGGAGGGATGAATAGAAGGCACGCTAAAAAACTGTATGATGCGGTTGTTGACTTCATGAGTGTCTCCAGTTCAGCAACTAAGCCCACTTATCAAGAGTGTAGTGATTCACCGCAACAAGTAAACGGTTATGATTGTGGCTTGTATGTGTTGGCTATTGCAAGGGTTATATGCAGCTGGTACGGAAGTAAAGACAAAGGTGAGCAGACTTTGTGGTTCCATGCTGTGCGCGAGCAGGTCACTCCATCTGTTGTTGCTGCAATGCGAAACGAAATCCTGGAGCTGATAAGAGGTCTCATGCCCGTGAAGTGA